From a region of the Apibacter sp. B3706 genome:
- the rpsG gene encoding 30S ribosomal protein S7 — protein sequence MRKTKAKKRPLLPDPKFNDQLVTRFVNNLMKDGKKSIAFKIFYDALEIVETKKENQEKTSLEIWKDALENVMPHVEVRSRRVGGANFQIPMPIRPDRKISMAMKWLIKYSRDRNEKSMSQKLAAEIIAAAKEEGAAVKKKTDTHRMAEANKAFSHFKF from the coding sequence ATGAGAAAAACGAAAGCAAAAAAACGTCCGCTTTTACCGGATCCTAAGTTTAACGATCAGTTAGTAACTCGTTTCGTTAATAACTTAATGAAAGACGGTAAAAAAAGCATAGCTTTTAAAATTTTTTACGATGCGTTGGAAATCGTAGAAACTAAAAAAGAAAATCAGGAAAAAACATCTCTGGAAATTTGGAAAGATGCTTTAGAAAACGTAATGCCTCACGTTGAAGTACGCAGCAGAAGAGTTGGGGGAGCTAACTTCCAGATTCCAATGCCTATTCGTCCGGATAGAAAAATTTCTATGGCGATGAAATGGTTAATAAAATATTCAAGAGATAGAAATGAAAAGTCCATGTCTCAAAAGTTAGCTGCTGAAATTATTGCCGCTGCTAAAGAGGAAGGTGCTGCAGTTAAAAAGAAAACCGATACGCATCGTATGGCTGAAGCTAATAAAGCATTCTCACATTTCAAATTCTAA
- a CDS encoding SDR family NAD(P)-dependent oxidoreductase: protein MIKDKNVIITGATEGIGLGIARAFAQQRANLVLIARDPQRLNNIKEEFSSYHVTVFLISADLTEIDKLPSVGKLILEKVKTVDVLINNAGIGRFNPFEETSEDLLDKHINLNMKAPYILTQNLYQSLKKSKGNIINISSYFSHRMLPGRESTAYSMTKGGIDSFTKSLAFEAGKDGIRVNAIAPGSIDTPLLRYNLEQLSEEGKTNFHTMIKSIYPMGSIGTVEDIGAAAVFLASDQARWITGAILSVDGGLTTN from the coding sequence ATGATCAAAGACAAAAATGTTATTATAACCGGCGCTACAGAAGGAATAGGCTTGGGAATTGCTCGTGCTTTCGCCCAACAAAGAGCAAATCTTGTTCTAATTGCCAGAGATCCTCAAAGATTAAACAACATCAAAGAAGAATTTTCGTCGTATCACGTAACTGTTTTTCTGATTTCTGCGGATTTAACGGAAATTGATAAATTACCTTCAGTTGGTAAACTAATTTTAGAAAAAGTAAAGACAGTTGATGTGTTAATCAATAATGCAGGAATCGGTCGTTTTAATCCTTTTGAAGAAACATCTGAAGATTTGTTAGATAAACATATTAATCTTAATATGAAAGCACCTTATATACTGACTCAAAATTTGTATCAATCTTTGAAAAAATCTAAAGGAAATATAATTAATATTTCATCTTATTTTTCACACAGAATGTTACCGGGAAGAGAATCTACTGCTTACTCCATGACTAAGGGCGGTATAGATTCATTTACTAAATCATTGGCTTTTGAGGCAGGAAAAGATGGAATTCGGGTTAATGCTATTGCTCCGGGAAGTATCGATACGCCTCTTCTTCGATATAATTTAGAACAACTTAGCGAAGAAGGGAAAACAAATTTTCATACAATGATTAAATCTATATATCCGATGGGAAGTATTGGAACGGTAGAAGATATTGGGGCGGCGGCTGTTTTCCTGGCTTCCGATCAAGCCCGATGGATTACCGGAGCGATTCTATCAGTTGATGGTGGATTAACAACTAATTAG
- a CDS encoding EamA family transporter, whose product MNVNYLKSLFFVAFAAASYGVLATFVRLSYNDGYTTAEVTFSQAVLGLLGLIILHGFSKNKQVSQEKKYTLKDKVYLVLCGTSFGLTSTFYYLAVHYGIPVSICIVLLMQAVWMGALVDFIVNRKKPTLVEIVAIITILLGTLLATNLINESHVHLNATGVIFGILAALSYTFSMFTSNKVALSMPSTLRSVYLLVGATLMVSLIWAHALITEPFHFSIFYKWGIILAVFGTILPPFLFTKGMPVVGIGIGSIIASLELPVSVMMAKFVLSEKVTSLQWVGIVLILIAIVLLNLTFILPKRLKN is encoded by the coding sequence ATGAACGTGAACTACTTAAAATCGCTATTTTTTGTGGCGTTTGCAGCAGCTTCTTATGGAGTATTGGCAACTTTTGTTCGTCTGTCTTATAACGACGGTTATACTACAGCGGAGGTTACCTTTTCTCAAGCGGTCCTCGGATTGCTAGGTCTTATCATACTTCATGGTTTTAGTAAAAATAAACAGGTAAGTCAAGAAAAAAAATACACTTTAAAAGACAAAGTATATTTAGTTTTGTGTGGAACATCCTTTGGTCTTACCAGCACCTTTTATTACTTAGCCGTTCATTACGGAATCCCTGTATCCATATGCATAGTTTTACTTATGCAAGCGGTATGGATGGGTGCATTAGTGGATTTTATTGTAAATCGTAAGAAACCTACACTTGTTGAAATTGTAGCCATTATAACCATTCTTTTGGGTACTTTATTAGCAACCAATCTTATCAATGAATCTCACGTTCATTTGAATGCAACAGGTGTAATTTTTGGAATTTTAGCAGCACTATCCTATACTTTTTCAATGTTTACATCCAATAAAGTAGCCTTATCTATGCCCTCTACTTTGCGGTCTGTTTATCTGTTAGTGGGAGCCACCCTTATGGTTTCATTAATTTGGGCTCATGCGCTGATAACTGAACCCTTCCATTTTTCAATATTCTATAAATGGGGTATTATATTAGCTGTTTTCGGTACTATTCTTCCTCCATTTTTATTTACCAAAGGTATGCCGGTGGTTGGAATTGGAATAGGAAGTATAATTGCTTCCTTGGAACTTCCGGTTTCTGTTATGATGGCGAAATTTGTGCTTAGCGAAAAAGTAACTTCCCTGCAATGGGTGGGCATTGTACTTATCCTTATCGCTATTGTTTTACTTAATTTAACTTTTATCCTTCCCAAAAGATTAAAAAATTAA
- a CDS encoding trans-sulfuration enzyme family protein, translated as MKLETKLVHISTPDVLTGAISTPIYQTSSYVQEEPDVNKGFAYTRTANPTRKVVEQAIAELEGGIAGFAFSSGLAATDCVLKLLKQGDEIIAVNDVYGGTYRIVTTVYNKFGVTSKFIDTTDLQNVLQAVSNKTRFIWLETPTNPTLKISDIEEIAKISKQVGALLIVDNTFLSPALQQPLRLGADIVVHSGTKYLSGHGDVLSGFIVVKDPKKAEELKYLQNTSGGVLSPFDSWLTLRGIQTLSLRMEKHSQNAQKIAEFLTTHPKVDKVYYPGLKNHPNHHIAAKQQKGFGGMVSFSLKDDTLEAAKDFLTRTKIFLLAENLGDVRSLGSHPATMTHKSTPLEVRKETGIQDSLIRLSVGIENVDDLINDIKQALD; from the coding sequence ATGAAATTAGAAACAAAATTAGTACATATTTCTACTCCTGATGTACTTACCGGAGCTATTTCTACTCCTATTTACCAAACCTCTTCTTATGTTCAGGAAGAACCGGATGTGAATAAAGGATTTGCTTATACAAGAACGGCTAATCCTACTCGTAAAGTTGTAGAACAAGCCATTGCTGAATTAGAGGGCGGTATTGCCGGATTTGCTTTTTCATCGGGATTGGCAGCAACGGATTGTGTTTTAAAGTTATTAAAACAAGGGGATGAAATTATTGCTGTAAATGATGTTTACGGAGGTACTTATCGAATAGTTACTACAGTTTATAATAAATTTGGTGTAACCTCTAAATTTATTGATACTACTGATCTTCAAAATGTCTTACAAGCAGTTTCAAATAAAACTCGCTTCATCTGGCTGGAAACCCCTACAAATCCAACTTTAAAAATATCCGACATTGAAGAAATCGCTAAAATTTCCAAGCAAGTGGGAGCATTATTAATTGTAGATAATACATTTTTATCTCCTGCTTTACAACAACCGCTACGTTTAGGAGCAGATATTGTTGTACACAGTGGAACTAAATATCTTTCAGGACATGGAGATGTTTTATCCGGATTTATAGTTGTGAAAGATCCTAAAAAAGCCGAAGAATTAAAATATTTACAAAATACCTCAGGTGGTGTTCTCTCTCCTTTTGATAGTTGGTTAACCTTACGCGGAATTCAAACTCTATCTCTGCGTATGGAAAAACATTCACAAAATGCTCAAAAAATTGCTGAATTTTTAACTACACATCCCAAAGTAGATAAAGTATATTATCCGGGATTAAAAAATCATCCCAACCATCATATTGCGGCCAAACAACAAAAAGGGTTTGGCGGAATGGTATCATTTAGTTTAAAAGACGATACTTTAGAAGCGGCAAAAGATTTTTTAACCCGTACCAAAATTTTCCTTTTAGCTGAAAATTTAGGCGATGTTAGGAGTTTGGGTAGCCATCCAGCCACCATGACCCATAAATCAACCCCTCTTGAAGTTCGTAAAGAAACAGGAATACAAGATTCTTTAATTCGTTTATCGGTAGGAATTGAAAATGTGGATGACCTGATTAATGATATCAAACAAGCTTTAGATTAA
- a CDS encoding alpha/beta hydrolase: protein MVHYLLREPKSATETPSLILLLHGYGSNEQDLFSFAEELPDDAYVISLRAIREISMGGYAWYDLDFTSGAKMINSYQAIESQKIIMKFLDQIQTKYPFDTNSITLLGFSQGAILSFSLALHHPKRFKKIACLSGYPDPELLKDVNMGDDFSQLEFFFSHGKEDPIIPIQWSRQFKSICEELDLDYEYHEYNEGHGINSENYYDLLNFLQ, encoded by the coding sequence ATGGTCCATTATTTATTAAGAGAACCTAAGTCAGCTACCGAGACGCCTTCATTAATACTTTTGCTGCATGGATATGGAAGTAATGAGCAAGATTTGTTCAGTTTTGCAGAAGAATTACCCGATGATGCCTACGTGATTAGTTTACGAGCCATACGAGAAATTAGCATGGGTGGATATGCCTGGTACGATTTAGATTTTACTTCAGGAGCCAAAATGATTAATTCCTACCAGGCCATTGAATCGCAAAAAATTATTATGAAATTTTTGGATCAAATCCAAACTAAATATCCTTTCGATACTAATTCCATAACCTTATTAGGTTTTAGTCAAGGAGCTATCCTTTCTTTTTCATTAGCATTACACCATCCAAAAAGGTTTAAAAAAATAGCCTGTTTAAGTGGATATCCGGATCCGGAATTATTGAAAGACGTAAACATGGGGGATGATTTTTCACAATTGGAATTTTTCTTTTCTCATGGAAAAGAAGATCCTATTATTCCCATTCAATGGTCTCGTCAATTCAAATCAATATGTGAGGAATTAGATTTAGATTATGAATATCATGAATACAATGAAGGTCATGGCATAAATTCTGAAAACTATTATGATCTTTTAAATTTTTTGCAATAA
- a CDS encoding protein-L-isoaspartate(D-aspartate) O-methyltransferase yields MKQDTLKHKGKRNKLINLLKQKGINDEIVLNALNKIPRHLFIDSIFEDLAYEDRAFPILSNQTISHPFTVAFQTQLLHVQKGEKVLEIGTGSGYQTSVLVALGAQVFTIERQKELFEFSKRILKKINFTPKHQIFGDGYLGLPSFAPFDKIIVTAGVPTMPKKLLEQLAVGGVMVIPIGEKEQKMYTVLKLDENTFETMEFGDYQFVPMLENRVIE; encoded by the coding sequence ATGAAACAGGATACATTAAAACATAAAGGAAAGAGAAATAAACTAATTAATTTACTTAAGCAAAAAGGAATAAATGATGAAATTGTATTAAATGCCCTAAATAAAATTCCTCGTCATCTTTTTATAGATTCAATATTTGAAGATCTGGCTTATGAAGACCGAGCTTTTCCAATATTATCTAATCAAACGATTTCCCATCCATTTACAGTAGCTTTTCAAACTCAATTATTACACGTTCAGAAAGGAGAAAAAGTTTTAGAAATCGGAACGGGTTCCGGATATCAAACTTCTGTTTTAGTAGCCCTAGGAGCACAAGTCTTTACCATTGAAAGACAAAAAGAATTATTTGAATTCTCCAAAAGAATTCTTAAAAAAATTAATTTCACTCCTAAACATCAAATTTTTGGCGATGGATATTTAGGTCTTCCTTCTTTTGCTCCTTTTGATAAAATTATAGTGACAGCGGGGGTTCCCACCATGCCTAAAAAGTTATTGGAGCAATTAGCAGTTGGAGGGGTCATGGTTATTCCTATAGGAGAAAAAGAGCAAAAAATGTATACAGTTCTTAAATTAGATGAAAATACATTTGAGACTATGGAGTTTGGAGATTATCAATTTGTTCCCATGTTAGAAAATAGAGTGATTGAATAA
- a CDS encoding homoserine dehydrogenase, whose protein sequence is MIRNKLKLGIFGFGCVGTGLYKVLEEAESVDANIKKICIKHPDKPRSIDKKYFTTDKYELLSDPEIEVIVELIDDADAAFDIVSEAMKNGKAVVSANKKMIAEHLPELLKLEKEYQVPLLYEASVCASIPIIRNLEEYYDNDLLTSVSGIFNGSTNFILTKMIHEKLSYPVVLKEAQEKGFAESDPTLDVEGIDPKYKLCIILFHAFGLITKPESIFNFGISRISDFDLEFARQRNLTIKLIARCNKNNNEITGFCAPTFIEKENTLAHVNYEYNGVVLESAFSEKQLMIGKGAGDKPTGSAVLSDISALTYDYRYENKKYIHLNKQLQLVDTKIYKVYVRYHDQFSGFDDFESIEEQYSSLSGNYFIGFICLHKLAHSLWIKDPNINVIFFS, encoded by the coding sequence ATGATAAGAAATAAACTTAAATTAGGAATTTTTGGATTTGGATGTGTGGGAACGGGATTGTATAAAGTGTTAGAAGAAGCCGAAAGTGTAGATGCAAATATTAAAAAAATATGTATTAAACATCCCGATAAACCGAGATCAATCGATAAAAAGTATTTTACTACTGATAAATACGAGTTATTATCGGACCCTGAAATTGAAGTTATTGTTGAATTAATAGATGACGCTGATGCTGCTTTTGATATTGTTTCAGAGGCCATGAAAAACGGAAAAGCTGTAGTTTCGGCAAATAAAAAGATGATTGCCGAACATTTACCTGAACTTCTAAAGTTGGAAAAAGAATACCAAGTTCCCCTACTCTATGAAGCCTCTGTTTGCGCCAGTATTCCCATCATCAGAAATTTAGAAGAATATTATGACAATGATTTGTTAACATCGGTATCGGGAATTTTTAATGGTTCTACCAATTTCATTTTAACCAAAATGATCCATGAAAAACTTTCTTATCCTGTGGTTTTAAAAGAAGCACAAGAAAAAGGCTTCGCAGAATCAGATCCTACCTTAGATGTTGAAGGAATTGATCCTAAATATAAATTGTGTATTATTCTTTTTCATGCTTTTGGACTTATTACTAAACCGGAATCTATATTTAATTTTGGAATATCAAGAATTAGTGATTTTGACTTGGAATTTGCTCGTCAAAGAAATTTAACAATCAAGTTAATAGCAAGATGCAATAAAAATAATAATGAAATTACGGGTTTTTGTGCTCCTACTTTTATAGAAAAAGAAAATACATTAGCTCATGTAAATTATGAATATAATGGAGTGGTTTTAGAAAGTGCTTTTTCTGAAAAGCAACTGATGATCGGTAAAGGTGCCGGAGATAAACCCACCGGATCTGCCGTGCTTTCTGATATTTCAGCTTTAACGTATGATTACAGATATGAAAACAAGAAATATATTCATCTAAATAAACAATTACAATTAGTAGATACTAAAATTTATAAAGTTTATGTGAGATATCACGATCAATTTTCCGGTTTTGATGATTTTGAGTCCATCGAAGAACAATACAGCAGCCTTTCAGGTAATTATTTTATAGGCTTCATCTGTTTACATAAATTAGCGCATTCTTTATGGATTAAAGACCCGAATATAAATGTTATTTTTTTCAGCTGA
- a CDS encoding MerR family transcriptional regulator, whose protein sequence is MNETNHLSFDFKFLEQLIVGIGEVSQITGIPTRQIRYWEDKGIIKSLTEQEGKNRRYNYENIKKMILIKELLEEGFTLDAASQKLDSRIQMIENVLKKFSNK, encoded by the coding sequence ATGAACGAAACCAATCATTTATCTTTCGATTTTAAATTTTTAGAGCAATTAATTGTGGGCATTGGCGAAGTTTCTCAAATAACGGGAATTCCTACCCGACAAATTAGGTATTGGGAAGATAAAGGAATTATCAAAAGTCTTACAGAACAGGAAGGAAAAAACAGAAGATACAATTATGAAAATATTAAAAAAATGATTCTAATAAAAGAATTATTGGAAGAAGGGTTTACATTAGATGCTGCGTCACAAAAATTAGACAGCCGAATACAAATGATTGAAAATGTATTAAAAAAGTTTTCCAACAAATAA
- the rpsL gene encoding 30S ribosomal protein S12, whose translation MPTIQQLVRKGRATLTKKSKSAALDSCPQRRGVCTRVYTTTPKKPNSALRKVARVRLTNGKEVNAYIPGEGHNLQEHSIVLVRGGRVKDLPGVRYHIVRGALDTAGVQGRLQRRSKYGAKRPKEKK comes from the coding sequence ATGCCAACTATTCAACAATTAGTAAGAAAAGGAAGAGCCACACTTACCAAGAAGAGTAAATCGGCTGCTTTAGATTCTTGTCCACAAAGACGTGGAGTATGTACTCGTGTATATACCACTACACCAAAGAAACCGAATTCAGCACTTAGAAAAGTAGCCAGAGTTCGTTTAACTAATGGTAAAGAGGTCAATGCGTACATCCCGGGAGAAGGACATAATCTGCAAGAGCACTCGATAGTATTGGTGAGAGGCGGAAGGGTAAAAGATTTACCTGGTGTTCGTTATCACATTGTCAGAGGTGCTTTAGACACAGCCGGCGTTCAAGGACGTTTACAAAGAAGAAGTAAATACGGAGCTAAACGACCTAAAGAGAAAAAATAA
- the bshA gene encoding N-acetyl-alpha-D-glucosaminyl L-malate synthase BshA produces MKIGIVCYPTFGGSGIVATQLGMEMAALGNEAHFISYSIPAKLDVTLPNVYFHQVCIKQYPLFEYQPFSLALSTIIVNVAETYGLDLLHVHYAIPHAYAAYFAKQILKEKGVDLPVITTLHGTDITLVGSHPIYKSGVEFSINKSDYITSVSQSLKQDTFEAFTIKKDIEVIPNFIDNSLKISSPCIRKNFASEDEKLLIHVSNLRKIKRIDDVMSIFNLVQKEVKSKLLIVGEGPETETIEHLTKVYHLEDKIKTLGKMVDVSSILSIADLFLLPSEQESFGLAALEAMACGIPVISSNAGGITEVNKDGFSGFVSPVGDVPSMAKNAIRLLKDEKMLSLFKKQAKDQALLFDNSKIIPIYKELYDRALGNHITK; encoded by the coding sequence ATGAAAATTGGAATTGTTTGTTATCCTACGTTCGGTGGGAGCGGGATAGTTGCCACCCAATTAGGAATGGAGATGGCCGCATTAGGTAATGAAGCTCATTTTATAAGCTATAGCATTCCGGCAAAACTGGATGTCACTTTGCCTAATGTATATTTTCATCAAGTTTGCATTAAACAGTACCCTTTATTTGAATATCAACCCTTTTCCTTAGCATTGTCTACAATCATTGTAAATGTTGCAGAAACTTACGGATTAGATTTGCTGCATGTACATTATGCAATACCTCATGCTTATGCAGCCTATTTTGCCAAGCAAATTTTAAAAGAGAAGGGTGTTGACTTACCGGTAATCACTACCTTACACGGTACAGATATTACTTTGGTAGGAAGTCATCCCATTTATAAATCCGGTGTCGAATTTTCGATCAATAAATCCGATTATATAACCTCTGTTTCCCAAAGTTTAAAACAAGATACTTTTGAGGCATTTACTATTAAAAAAGACATTGAAGTAATTCCGAATTTTATTGATAATTCCTTGAAAATATCAAGCCCGTGTATCCGAAAGAATTTTGCTTCTGAAGATGAAAAATTACTCATCCATGTATCTAACTTGAGAAAAATTAAACGCATTGATGATGTAATGTCGATTTTCAATCTGGTACAAAAAGAAGTTAAATCGAAACTTTTGATTGTTGGAGAAGGACCGGAGACAGAAACTATTGAGCATTTAACTAAAGTGTATCATTTGGAGGATAAAATAAAAACGTTGGGAAAAATGGTAGATGTATCTTCAATTTTAAGCATTGCAGATCTATTTTTATTACCTTCTGAACAAGAAAGTTTCGGATTGGCAGCCTTAGAAGCAATGGCCTGTGGCATACCTGTTATTTCCAGTAATGCCGGGGGAATTACAGAAGTTAATAAAGACGGTTTTTCAGGATTTGTATCACCTGTTGGTGACGTTCCTTCCATGGCAAAGAATGCCATTAGGCTGCTGAAAGATGAAAAAATGCTTTCACTTTTCAAAAAACAAGCGAAAGATCAAGCTTTACTTTTTGATAATTCTAAGATAATTCCTATATATAAAGAATTGTATGACCGAGCATTGGGCAATCATATAACTAAATAG